In a single window of the Chondrocystis sp. NIES-4102 genome:
- a CDS encoding lytic transglycosylase, translating to MSKLLNSKSFLIISLSLLSTVIIGCNRATSNNKASQETGNANNQEAYTAIPAVSLNNSVENTDETLIVATELINRQQGKEALAKLQGLEEKYPLITPYILLKQAKAYELEKNNQQATAVLQNILKEYPTSPASAEALYILGKANPKYWQQAIAQFPAHPRTQEIIRQQLSINPNQPRLMATLIKYNPGEPGIDKLIERLVSGYANQLTAEDWAAIADSYWLQWDYGKAGKAYAKAPVTARNLYRAARGYDLGKDKQLAKQYYLKLIQQFPDESDTGLGLRRLAVLVEKKEGLKYLDLAIQKFPTQAPAALLEKAEILDTLKSPESANKARQTLLIDYQDSETAAEYRWYVATQKAKKGELVTAWQWAQPIVINNPNSAIAPKAGFWIGKWAEKLNRPEDATTAYQSVLSRFPRSYYAWRSAVALGWNVGDFTTVRNQTPQVIKASRITPPGGSPIFQNLYKLGLESDAWAHFRTEISDKTSLTVAEEFTLSLWKLYQGKNLQGINKIWDLQNRDTPEDQQQWQQLRQTPEYWQALFPFPFEETILKWSQQRQLNPLLVTALIRQESRFEPEIESSAGALGLMQVMPPTAKNVAQEIGLTQYSLTNPEDNINIGTYYLNFTHQKYNNNSMLAVASYNAGPNAVEKWVSRYGLADVDQFVEQIPYRETKGYVESVFENYWNYMLIYNPEVGKLFESLRV from the coding sequence ATGTCAAAATTATTAAATAGCAAGAGTTTTTTAATTATTAGTCTTAGTTTATTATCGACAGTAATTATTGGTTGTAATCGAGCCACTTCTAACAACAAAGCATCTCAAGAAACTGGTAATGCTAATAATCAAGAAGCCTATACTGCCATCCCCGCAGTATCTTTAAATAATTCCGTAGAGAATACCGACGAGACTTTAATAGTAGCGACAGAGTTAATTAATCGTCAACAGGGTAAAGAAGCTTTAGCCAAGTTACAAGGTTTAGAAGAGAAATATCCTTTAATTACCCCATACATATTATTAAAGCAAGCCAAAGCCTATGAGCTTGAGAAAAATAACCAGCAAGCAACGGCAGTTTTACAAAACATCCTCAAAGAATATCCCACATCTCCAGCCAGTGCAGAAGCCTTATATATCCTAGGTAAAGCAAACCCCAAATATTGGCAACAGGCGATCGCCCAATTTCCTGCACATCCTCGCACTCAAGAAATTATACGTCAGCAACTAAGCATAAATCCTAACCAGCCCAGGTTAATGGCAACGTTAATCAAATATAATCCTGGTGAGCCTGGGATAGATAAATTAATAGAGCGTTTAGTAAGTGGATATGCCAATCAATTAACTGCTGAAGATTGGGCAGCGATCGCCGATAGCTATTGGTTACAATGGGATTATGGAAAGGCAGGTAAAGCATACGCCAAAGCCCCAGTAACTGCGCGTAATCTTTATCGTGCTGCGAGAGGATATGATTTAGGGAAAGATAAACAGCTAGCCAAACAATACTATTTAAAATTAATACAACAATTTCCCGATGAATCAGATACAGGTTTGGGGTTACGCCGTTTAGCGGTGCTAGTTGAAAAAAAAGAAGGGTTAAAATATCTAGATTTAGCAATACAAAAATTTCCCACACAAGCACCAGCAGCCCTATTAGAAAAAGCAGAAATCCTCGATACCCTAAAAAGTCCTGAGTCGGCAAATAAAGCCCGTCAGACGCTATTGATAGACTATCAAGATTCCGAAACGGCTGCGGAATATCGCTGGTATGTCGCCACCCAAAAAGCCAAAAAAGGAGAATTAGTAACAGCTTGGCAATGGGCGCAACCAATTGTAATTAATAACCCCAATAGCGCGATCGCACCAAAAGCTGGATTTTGGATAGGTAAATGGGCAGAGAAATTAAACCGCCCCGAAGATGCAACTACTGCTTATCAATCAGTTTTGTCTCGTTTTCCTCGCTCCTATTATGCCTGGCGATCGGCGGTGGCTTTGGGTTGGAATGTTGGCGACTTTACAACAGTGCGGAATCAAACACCTCAAGTAATTAAAGCTAGTCGTATTACTCCCCCTGGTGGATCGCCTATCTTTCAGAATCTATATAAACTGGGTTTAGAGTCGGATGCTTGGGCGCATTTTCGGACGGAAATTAGTGATAAAACATCCCTAACCGTTGCAGAAGAATTTACCCTTAGTTTATGGAAATTGTATCAAGGTAAAAATCTTCAAGGAATTAATAAGATTTGGGATCTGCAAAATCGAGACACCCCCGAAGATCAACAACAATGGCAGCAATTACGTCAAACTCCTGAATATTGGCAAGCTCTTTTTCCCTTTCCCTTTGAAGAAACTATTCTTAAATGGTCACAACAACGTCAATTAAACCCCTTGTTGGTTACGGCTTTAATTCGTCAAGAATCCCGCTTTGAGCCTGAAATTGAATCTTCGGCTGGGGCTTTGGGGTTAATGCAGGTGATGCCCCCCACGGCTAAAAATGTCGCTCAGGAGATCGGTTTAACTCAGTATTCTTTAACTAACCCCGAAGATAATATTAATATTGGGACTTATTATCTTAATTTTACTCACCAGAAATATAACAATAATTCGATGTTGGCGGTTGCTAGTTATAATGCGGGGCCGAATGCGGTTGAGAAATGGGTATCTCGTTATGGGTTGGCAGATGTGGATCAGTTTGTTGAGCAAATTCCCTATCGTGAAACTAAAGGGTATGTTGAGTCTGTGTTTGAGAATTACTGGAATTATATGCTGATTTATAATCCAGAGGTGGGTAAGTTGTTTGAGAGTTTACGTGTTTAG
- the pdxA gene encoding pyridoxal phosphate biosynthetic protein produces MAQIPSLAITLGDPAGIGGEIILKALLDRNLTSRCDLMVIGNRHLLQTTYEHLLQNSSLTEQDLVDPNTISVLDIPSESKITFGQGDAVSGDFSFRCLERAIALTLEGKFQGIVTAPIAKSLWKAAGHDYPGQTEVLAQKAGVDKFGMMFVGKSPHTGWMLRSLLATTHIPLAAVSQALTPQLMSLKLDLLIQCLQDDFGIEKPEIAIAGLNPHSGEAGQLGTEEQDWLLDWLDQAQATYPQVKLVGLIPPDTMWVKPGQAWYGNVKVAPHTADAYLALYHDQGLIPVKLMAFDQAINTTIGLPFIRTSPDHGTAFDIAGKGIANASSMKSAIDLAIEISQQRIICDS; encoded by the coding sequence ATGGCTCAAATTCCTTCCTTAGCTATTACTCTGGGTGATCCTGCGGGAATTGGTGGCGAAATTATTCTCAAGGCTTTATTGGATCGAAATCTAACTAGTAGATGCGATCTGATGGTTATTGGTAATCGTCATCTGTTGCAAACTACCTATGAACATCTATTACAAAATAGCTCATTAACCGAGCAGGATTTAGTAGATCCCAATACAATATCAGTCTTAGATATTCCCTCAGAATCTAAAATAACATTTGGTCAGGGGGATGCGGTTAGTGGTGATTTTAGTTTTCGCTGTTTAGAAAGGGCGATCGCTCTTACCCTTGAGGGTAAATTTCAAGGTATTGTTACAGCACCTATTGCTAAATCTCTTTGGAAAGCAGCAGGACATGATTATCCAGGTCAAACGGAAGTCCTAGCCCAAAAGGCAGGGGTAGATAAGTTTGGGATGATGTTTGTTGGCAAGTCGCCCCATACAGGCTGGATGCTACGCAGTTTGCTGGCTACTACCCATATACCCTTAGCAGCAGTTTCTCAAGCTTTAACACCGCAATTAATGTCGCTGAAGCTAGATTTATTAATACAATGCCTTCAAGATGATTTTGGCATAGAAAAACCCGAAATAGCGATCGCTGGTTTAAATCCCCATAGTGGCGAAGCAGGACAATTAGGCACAGAAGAACAAGATTGGCTTTTGGACTGGTTAGATCAAGCCCAAGCAACCTATCCCCAAGTAAAATTAGTTGGTTTAATTCCCCCCGATACTATGTGGGTCAAACCAGGTCAGGCTTGGTATGGTAATGTTAAGGTAGCACCCCATACTGCAGATGCTTATTTAGCTTTGTATCATGATCAAGGCTTAATTCCCGTTAAGTTAATGGCATTTGATCAGGCAATTAATACTACCATTGGACTACCATTTATCCGTACTTCCCCCGATCACGGCACAGCTTTTGATATTGCAGGAAAAGGAATAGCTAACGCTAGTAGTATGAAATCTGCCATTGATTTAGCTATTGAAATTAGTCAACAAAGAATTATATGTGACTCGTAA
- a CDS encoding ribosomal protein S16, with protein sequence MIKLRLKRFGKKREVSYRIVAIESKTRRDGHPIEELGFYNPRTDETRLNVPAIVKRLEQGAQPSETVSNILKKAQVFDQVHAK encoded by the coding sequence ATGATTAAATTACGTTTAAAGCGTTTTGGTAAAAAAAGAGAAGTGAGCTATCGAATCGTGGCGATCGAAAGCAAAACTCGCAGAGATGGTCACCCCATTGAAGAATTAGGATTCTATAATCCTAGAACCGATGAGACTAGACTCAATGTACCTGCTATCGTTAAACGACTAGAACAAGGAGCGCAACCTAGCGAAACTGTTAGCAATATTCTCAAAAAAGCTCAAGTTTTTGATCAAGTTCATGCCAAGTAA
- the ffh gene encoding signal recognition particle protein: MFDALAEKLDEAWKKIRGQNKITKANIQDTLKEVRRALLAADVNLQVVQAFIADVEKKALGEGVITGVNPGQQFIKIVYDELVKVMGESNVPLAQADKPPTVILMAGLQGTGKTTATAKLALYLRKQQRSCLMVGTDVYRPAAIDQLLTLGKQINVPVFEMGTDANPVDIAKQGIAKGKELGVDTVIVDTAGRLQIDEEMMGELSRIKDSINPDEILLVVDAMTGQEAANLTYTFHNQIGITGAILTKLDGDSRGGAALSVRQVSGQPIKFVGVGEKVEALEPFYPDRLASRILNMGDILTLVEKAQEELDLADVEKMQSKIMEAKFDFNDFVKQMRLLKNMGSLGGVLKLIPGMGKISSADLAKGETQLKRTESMINSMTKDEKSNPELLAQSPSRRRRVAKGSGFDEKDVSKLVQDFTKMRSMMQNMGRGMPGMGMPGMGMPGMGMPGMGMPGMGMPGMGMPGMGGTKKKKKKKKGFGTL; the protein is encoded by the coding sequence ATGTTTGATGCTCTAGCAGAAAAATTAGATGAAGCGTGGAAAAAAATACGCGGTCAGAATAAAATAACCAAAGCCAATATACAAGATACCCTCAAAGAAGTAAGACGTGCGCTGTTAGCAGCAGATGTTAACCTTCAAGTAGTCCAAGCTTTTATTGCCGATGTAGAAAAAAAAGCATTAGGAGAGGGAGTAATTACAGGGGTAAACCCAGGTCAACAGTTTATCAAAATAGTCTACGATGAACTGGTTAAAGTCATGGGAGAGAGTAATGTTCCTCTAGCCCAAGCAGACAAGCCACCCACTGTAATCTTGATGGCTGGGTTACAAGGTACAGGAAAAACCACCGCCACAGCCAAATTAGCTTTATATCTGCGTAAACAACAGCGTTCGTGTTTGATGGTGGGTACAGACGTATATCGTCCCGCAGCGATCGATCAGTTACTCACTTTGGGTAAGCAGATTAATGTACCTGTATTTGAAATGGGAACAGATGCTAACCCAGTGGACATCGCCAAACAAGGTATTGCCAAGGGTAAAGAATTGGGAGTAGATACCGTTATTGTCGATACCGCAGGGCGACTACAAATTGACGAAGAGATGATGGGAGAATTATCCCGCATCAAAGATAGCATTAACCCTGATGAGATCTTGCTCGTAGTTGACGCTATGACAGGTCAAGAAGCAGCTAACCTAACCTATACTTTCCATAACCAAATTGGCATTACAGGCGCAATTCTAACCAAGTTAGACGGTGATAGTCGTGGTGGTGCAGCTTTATCCGTCCGACAAGTATCAGGACAACCGATCAAATTTGTTGGGGTGGGAGAAAAAGTTGAGGCTTTAGAACCTTTCTATCCAGATCGTCTAGCATCCCGTATTTTAAATATGGGCGATATCCTAACTTTAGTAGAAAAAGCCCAAGAGGAATTAGATTTAGCTGATGTCGAAAAGATGCAGTCTAAAATCATGGAGGCAAAATTTGACTTTAACGACTTTGTTAAACAAATGCGCCTACTTAAGAATATGGGATCTTTAGGGGGAGTTCTTAAATTAATTCCTGGGATGGGAAAAATTAGCAGTGCAGATTTAGCTAAGGGAGAAACCCAGTTAAAACGTACTGAGTCGATGATTAACTCCATGACTAAAGATGAAAAAAGCAATCCCGAATTACTCGCCCAATCTCCTAGTCGTCGTCGTCGAGTCGCCAAGGGTTCAGGATTTGATGAAAAAGATGTGTCTAAGTTAGTCCAAGACTTTACTAAAATGCGCTCAATGATGCAGAATATGGGTCGAGGAATGCCTGGGATGGGAATGCCTGGGATGGGGATGCCTGGGATGGGAATGCCTGGGATGGGAATGCCTGGGATGGGAATGCCTGGAATGGGAATGCCTGGAATGGGTGGCACTAAAAAGAAAAAGAAAAAGAAAAAAGGCTTTGGAACATTGTAA
- a CDS encoding gamma-glutamyltransferase yields the protein MISIKKIGKLKITAIALLILGTTTIIKNSHANESASSLLSKSSNQSDPQIITSTQGMVVSSQHLATAVGVEILKQGGNAVDAAVGVGYALAVVDPCCGNIGGGGFMVINQADGEEIFLNFRETAPLQATADMYVGKSEEASQQGYLSVAIPGTVKGLEYALANFGSLPRNKVMEGAIALAEEGYILKAGDIEILQQSKKKFADDPEIASIFKNNNQDYQIGDRLIQEDLANTLKQISLKGESVFYQGAIAQKLVQASQENGGIFTKEDFTNYQIEAKPPLSCTYRDYEILTTPPPGGGSTLCQMLSILEGYPQSREKSTQQIHRRLAAMLFAYRDRNKYLGDPNFVSVPVDKLIAKEYGAELRSQIGDRAIEPKTVGFHTTEPEGQNTTHYSVIDRWGNAVAVTYTINSYFGAGVVAPETGIILNNEMDDFTTIAGKPNQFGLIQGNANRIEPQKRPASSMTPAIVKKNDQVTMVTGSPGGSTIPTTVLNVILGVIDEGKNINQAVNTPKIHYQGQPNVVLSEPSALTKEQVKELTAMGYKIMPFRQWGAAESLAVEKNGFVGGQDLRRPAGSAQGF from the coding sequence GTGATCAGTATAAAAAAAATCGGCAAACTTAAGATAACTGCGATCGCTCTACTAATATTAGGCACAACCACAATTATTAAGAATAGCCACGCTAATGAGAGTGCAAGCAGCTTACTTAGTAAATCTTCCAATCAATCTGATCCTCAAATAATTACTAGTACTCAGGGAATGGTAGTATCTTCGCAACATTTAGCTACTGCTGTGGGTGTAGAAATTCTCAAACAAGGGGGAAACGCCGTTGATGCTGCGGTTGGCGTAGGATATGCCTTAGCAGTGGTCGATCCCTGTTGTGGTAATATAGGCGGTGGGGGCTTTATGGTAATTAATCAAGCGGATGGAGAGGAAATATTTCTCAACTTTCGCGAAACAGCACCACTGCAAGCAACTGCTGATATGTATGTTGGTAAATCTGAGGAAGCATCCCAACAGGGTTATTTATCCGTAGCTATTCCAGGGACAGTTAAAGGGTTAGAATATGCTTTAGCTAATTTTGGTAGTTTACCCAGAAATAAAGTTATGGAGGGTGCGATCGCTCTAGCCGAAGAGGGTTATATTTTAAAGGCTGGGGATATAGAAATTCTGCAACAAAGCAAAAAAAAATTCGCCGATGATCCAGAAATAGCAAGTATTTTTAAAAATAATAATCAAGATTATCAGATTGGCGATCGCTTGATTCAAGAAGATTTAGCCAACACACTAAAACAAATATCCCTTAAGGGAGAATCAGTATTTTATCAAGGGGCTATTGCTCAAAAGTTAGTGCAAGCCAGTCAAGAAAATGGTGGGATTTTTACCAAAGAAGATTTTACTAATTACCAAATAGAAGCTAAACCCCCGCTATCTTGTACCTATCGCGACTATGAAATCCTGACTACACCACCACCAGGAGGAGGTAGTACCCTATGTCAAATGCTCAGTATTTTAGAAGGATATCCCCAAAGTAGAGAAAAATCTACCCAACAGATACATAGACGTTTAGCAGCCATGTTATTTGCCTATCGCGATCGCAATAAATATTTAGGCGATCCTAACTTTGTTTCTGTACCTGTAGATAAATTAATCGCTAAAGAATATGGTGCAGAATTAAGATCCCAAATAGGCGATCGCGCAATAGAACCTAAAACCGTAGGATTCCATACTACAGAACCAGAAGGGCAAAACACCACCCATTATTCAGTGATCGATCGCTGGGGAAATGCTGTAGCTGTTACTTATACAATCAATTCCTATTTCGGTGCAGGGGTGGTTGCGCCAGAGACTGGGATTATTCTCAATAATGAAATGGACGATTTTACTACTATTGCTGGAAAACCTAATCAATTTGGCTTAATACAAGGAAATGCCAATCGGATCGAACCCCAAAAACGCCCTGCAAGTTCCATGACACCAGCGATCGTGAAAAAGAATGATCAAGTTACTATGGTAACTGGAAGCCCAGGGGGTTCAACTATCCCCACAACCGTCTTAAATGTAATCTTAGGTGTCATCGACGAAGGCAAAAATATAAATCAAGCAGTTAACACCCCCAAAATCCACTATCAAGGACAACCAAATGTTGTGTTGAGTGAACCATCTGCCTTAACCAAAGAGCAAGTAAAAGAACTAACCGCTATGGGTTATAAAATTATGCCTTTCAGACAGTGGGGTGCAGCCGAATCACTAGCAGTAGAAAAAAATGGTTTCGTTGGGGGGCAAGATCTGCGTCGTCCTGCGGGATCGGCTCAAGGTTTCTAA
- a CDS encoding glutathione S-transferase domain protein, with translation MLKLYHDPLSFNSRRVWVTLLEKELEFELIHLKLDQGEQLKPDFLAINPFHHIPTLVDDNFNVIESLAILDYLDNKYPTPKMLPDNPQDLAIVRMVQATTANELAPTMMSLAPVILDLPVKDAEKITRAEEKVSIVLKFFENLLDDRDFFGSNTITLAEPVAGTIIPWLTKTNISLSDYPKLNAWCNRLLARKAWQLTKETPEAIADFKARLGGNR, from the coding sequence ATGCTCAAACTATACCACGACCCATTATCATTTAATTCTCGCCGTGTTTGGGTAACTTTGTTAGAAAAAGAATTAGAGTTTGAATTAATCCATTTAAAATTAGATCAAGGGGAACAATTAAAGCCAGATTTTCTAGCAATTAATCCTTTCCATCACATCCCAACCTTAGTAGATGATAACTTTAATGTAATTGAATCCCTAGCAATTTTAGATTATTTAGATAACAAATATCCTACACCCAAAATGTTACCTGATAACCCTCAAGATTTAGCAATTGTGAGGATGGTACAAGCAACCACAGCTAACGAATTAGCACCAACGATGATGTCATTAGCTCCAGTCATTTTAGATTTACCCGTAAAAGATGCTGAAAAGATTACTAGGGCAGAAGAAAAAGTGTCAATAGTACTTAAGTTTTTTGAAAATTTATTAGACGATCGCGATTTTTTTGGCAGCAATACTATTACTTTAGCAGAACCAGTGGCTGGTACAATTATTCCCTGGTTAACAAAAACTAATATATCTCTCTCTGATTATCCTAAATTAAATGCTTGGTGCAATCGTTTATTGGCTCGTAAAGCTTGGCAACTTACTAAAGAAACTCCCGAAGCGATCGCAGATTTTAAAGCTAGATTAGGAGGTAATAGGTAG
- a CDS encoding putative helicase yields the protein MVERNNYLTPQQETAAYAPCSVVITAGAGTGKTHMLAERYLYYLEQRNYSPLEIVAVTFTEKAAAELRSRIRALVSDHLPQRLDLLAELEAAQISTIHALAARICYEHFQILNLPADFQILEDLEGAIWLNESLRKAIAQLSPDIWQSIPYSLLKEILQQLLADPYTARLALAQDGKDWRKLIFKARIEVIKALIDDPIWQSTWLTLQQHQGKAGDKLEVIRNSVIEAMEDLESGLNIDQAIAIICQVKLNVGSAKNWQNDGLKIVRSALASLRDRLKEVVGKGLLNGELTTVDQELQSLLPMIRKAYQSVSTYLSRLKLQKKVLTFSDLEIYALQAINQPSVQKYYKKRWQIFLVDEFQDTNATQGEILSVLTTAAELTIVGDIKQAIYGFRRADIEVFGQFRDRILSNGGKEVILSTSFRTHQALINLLNQIFAPLLGENKQDLAAARSEIADGNYLEVITVGEGLGDDEQSTSDKPNRDEAQRTEAFYLAQKIQQLLDNKTPVLDKQTKQLRPVQPKDIAILTHTWQPLTVYGDALAARGIPFIPGGGGNLLETREAKDGVALLRFLANPLDDLALVAVLRSPFFTISDRLLYEFRLGFTQDQSDICWWDILVNTQLSEFEHPVNVLKQLLKYSQAETPSRLLQIGDRLTGYTAVIANLAGAERRMADWQGFQGLVKDLQQETHDLFGVVRRLKGLVEQQVAIPRPLLGNNNGVALMTIYAAKGLEWCVVIVADLSKKRATSNSKVLFDAKLGMAIEIKHPTTGETLKPFLYNWLKYEQERKEQAEAIRILYVALTRARDYLILSAGQADKGELTYLQRGLMAANIEPITIPYSATKAIFPHPPTPIKTENLPPLLINSIGSGLWELPVTALTDYARCPQRFKLRYIEGHPGLGSGLAYGMQLGILVHKALEYNITKAQDLIPFIEGEWEQEMITQALALARKFFQLPIYQHFRQTAVAKEQQINLKINQITFKGVIDLVGDDWVLDYKSDRSLQPEDHRFQLWVYAQAMEYPQAYIAYLRHDYLHEFNSQDLKAIAPEVDFTAQQIYLGNYIATPQIQKCAVCPYIAFCDDAMI from the coding sequence ATGGTGGAGCGTAATAATTACTTAACCCCCCAGCAAGAGACAGCAGCCTACGCGCCTTGTAGTGTGGTGATTACGGCAGGGGCAGGCACAGGTAAAACTCATATGTTGGCGGAAAGATATCTGTATTATCTAGAGCAAAGAAATTATTCGCCCTTGGAGATAGTTGCAGTTACCTTTACAGAAAAAGCAGCAGCAGAATTGCGATCGCGCATCAGGGCTTTGGTTAGTGATCATTTACCCCAGCGTTTGGATCTTTTGGCAGAGTTGGAAGCAGCACAAATTAGTACTATCCATGCTTTAGCTGCACGCATTTGTTATGAGCATTTTCAAATACTTAATTTACCTGCGGATTTTCAGATTTTGGAGGATTTGGAGGGTGCAATCTGGTTAAATGAGTCTCTACGTAAGGCAATAGCGCAATTGTCACCAGATATATGGCAATCTATTCCTTATTCGCTTCTAAAAGAGATTTTACAGCAGTTATTGGCAGATCCTTACACGGCTAGATTAGCTTTGGCGCAGGATGGTAAGGATTGGCGTAAGTTAATTTTTAAAGCTCGTATTGAAGTAATTAAAGCACTGATTGATGATCCTATTTGGCAGTCTACTTGGCTTACTTTACAACAGCATCAAGGAAAAGCAGGGGATAAATTAGAAGTAATTCGTAACTCTGTAATTGAAGCTATGGAGGATTTGGAATCTGGATTAAATATTGATCAAGCAATCGCAATTATATGTCAAGTTAAGCTGAATGTAGGTAGTGCTAAAAATTGGCAAAATGACGGGTTGAAAATAGTTAGATCTGCTTTAGCCAGTCTGCGCGATCGCTTAAAAGAAGTTGTTGGCAAAGGATTACTTAATGGAGAATTAACTACGGTAGATCAAGAGTTGCAATCCTTATTACCTATGATTCGCAAGGCTTATCAGTCAGTATCAACCTATTTAAGTCGCTTAAAATTACAGAAAAAAGTTTTAACTTTTAGCGATCTGGAAATATACGCCCTGCAAGCTATAAATCAGCCCTCAGTTCAAAAGTACTATAAAAAAAGATGGCAAATATTTTTAGTAGACGAGTTTCAGGATACTAATGCTACTCAAGGAGAAATATTGAGTGTTTTAACCACAGCAGCAGAATTAACTATTGTGGGGGATATTAAACAAGCCATTTATGGTTTTCGACGAGCAGATATTGAGGTTTTTGGGCAGTTTCGCGATCGCATTCTCTCTAACGGGGGGAAAGAGGTAATTCTGAGTACTAGTTTTCGCACCCATCAAGCTTTAATTAATCTTTTAAATCAAATCTTTGCACCTTTATTAGGGGAAAATAAACAGGATTTGGCTGCTGCACGCTCAGAAATAGCAGATGGTAATTATTTAGAAGTAATCACGGTTGGGGAGGGATTAGGGGATGATGAGCAGTCTACATCTGACAAGCCCAACAGAGACGAAGCTCAACGCACCGAAGCATTTTATTTAGCTCAAAAAATTCAGCAACTGCTAGATAATAAAACTCCTGTGTTGGATAAACAAACTAAACAACTTCGTCCTGTGCAACCCAAGGATATTGCCATACTTACCCATACCTGGCAACCTTTAACTGTATACGGTGATGCTTTAGCTGCAAGAGGAATTCCTTTTATCCCAGGCGGTGGGGGAAATCTATTAGAGACAAGGGAAGCCAAGGACGGGGTTGCATTATTAAGGTTTTTAGCTAATCCTTTGGATGATCTGGCTTTGGTTGCAGTTTTGAGAAGTCCCTTTTTTACAATTAGCGATCGCTTATTATATGAATTTCGTTTAGGTTTTACACAAGATCAATCAGATATTTGTTGGTGGGATATTTTAGTAAATACCCAGTTGTCGGAATTTGAACATCCTGTAAATGTATTAAAACAGCTATTAAAATACAGTCAAGCCGAAACACCTAGTCGTTTATTACAAATCGGCGATCGCTTAACAGGATATACCGCCGTCATAGCTAATTTAGCAGGTGCTGAACGTAGAATGGCAGATTGGCAAGGGTTTCAAGGGTTGGTTAAAGATCTACAACAAGAAACCCATGATTTATTTGGGGTGGTGCGTCGTCTTAAAGGGTTGGTTGAGCAACAGGTAGCTATACCACGTCCTTTATTGGGAAATAATAATGGTGTTGCCTTAATGACTATTTATGCTGCTAAAGGGTTGGAATGGTGTGTAGTAATTGTGGCAGATCTTAGTAAAAAACGTGCTACATCTAATTCTAAGGTGCTGTTTGATGCAAAGTTAGGCATGGCAATAGAAATTAAACACCCGACTACAGGCGAAACTTTAAAACCATTTTTATATAATTGGCTAAAATACGAGCAGGAGCGAAAAGAGCAAGCGGAAGCTATTAGAATTTTATATGTCGCTTTAACTAGAGCCAGAGACTATCTTATTTTAAGTGCTGGTCAAGCGGATAAAGGGGAACTAACGTACTTACAAAGAGGTTTGATGGCTGCGAATATTGAACCTATAACCATTCCCTATAGTGCAACTAAAGCTATATTTCCTCACCCTCCAACGCCGATAAAAACCGAAAATTTACCCCCATTACTAATTAATAGCATTGGTTCAGGACTCTGGGAACTACCCGTAACCGCCTTAACAGACTATGCTCGCTGTCCACAAAGGTTTAAACTACGTTATATAGAAGGACATCCAGGTTTAGGATCAGGATTAGCCTATGGAATGCAACTAGGAATTTTGGTACATAAAGCATTAGAATACAATATTACTAAAGCTCAGGATTTAATACCATTTATTGAAGGAGAGTGGGAACAAGAAATGATTACCCAAGCTCTCGCCCTAGCTCGTAAATTCTTTCAATTGCCCATATATCAGCATTTTCGCCAAACCGCCGTCGCCAAAGAACAACAAATCAACTTAAAAATTAACCAGATTACCTTTAAAGGAGTTATCGATCTGGTGGGGGATGACTGGGTATTAGATTACAAAAGCGATCGCTCATTACAACCCGAAGATCACCGTTTTCAACTTTGGGTATATGCTCAAGCAATGGAATATCCCCAAGCCTATATAGCCTATTTACGTCACGACTATCTACATGAATTTAATAGTCAAGATTTAAAGGCGATCGCTCCAGAAGTTGATTTTACTGCACAACAAATCTATCTCGGTAACTATATTGCTACCCCCCAGATCCAAAAATGCGCTGTTTGCCCTTATATTGCCTTCTGTGACGACGCTATGATTTAG